The Lolium rigidum isolate FL_2022 chromosome 2, APGP_CSIRO_Lrig_0.1, whole genome shotgun sequence genomic interval TGAAGAACAGCACATATCAGGTGAAGACATACCATACTCATGGCATTATGCTTGAGTTCATCCTGCACATGTCCAAGTGTGACAACTTCATTACCTTGTTATATGATCAGCTGGCTCCCCCACCCCCACCCAATAAAATTCGTTGGCTCTCCCTCCATGACGCAAGTGCCAGAGTAGCCAATGATCTATCTCTTGTCCGGTCTCTGACAATCTTTGGCAAAGCGCATGAATCTGTCTTGGAATTTTCCAAATATGAACTGCTGCGAGTTTTGGATCTAGAAGAATGTGGTAACCACTTAGAGGACAAGCATCTTAGAGAGATATGCAGCAACCTGTTGCTGCTCAGGTATCTAAGCCTCGGACCTGCGGTTATGGTTACGGTGCTCCCCAAAGAGATCAAgaagcttcaacttttggagacgCTAGATGTTAGAAGAACCAAGATAGAGATTATGCCCACACAAGTCATGGAGCTTCCGTGCCTAATTCATTTGTTTGGTAAGTTCAAGCTCCAACAAGGCGTAAGAGGCCGGAGAATGCATAAGTTACAATCTTGGCTCTCAGAGAACAGCAAATTGGAAACGGTAGCAGGGTTTGTTGTGGGCACCAACAAGAGCCAAGGATTTGCACGGCTCATGGAGCATATGAAGCACTTGACAAAGGTAAAAATATGGTGCCAGCAGTCCACTAACAATAGCACAGCTCCCGATgccagcagcagtagcagcagaAACAACTACACTCATCTGTCAAAGGTTATCAAAGGGTTCATCAGGAGAAGCACCGACATTAAAAAAGCCCATTCACTCTCACTGAACTTCAATGACGAATTGTTCCAAGAATTGCACCTGAACTTATCCCTGGAAAAAGGACAAGCTTCCTCCTGCTATCTTAGCTCGCTCAAGCTGCAAGGGGACAATATATGCAGCCTGCCTCCGCTTTTTACCATGCTCGGTGGTGTCACTAAGTTGTGCCTTTCATCCCCTCATCATCAGCTGAGCGGGGATATTCTTGCTGCCCTGAGCAAAGTGCGCTGTTTGACGTACCTGAAGCTGATTGCATCTCGACTGGACAAACTCGTCATCATAAAAGGTGCACTCAGAAGCCTGCGACGCCTAAGCATTGTCGTGGAGGTCATGACTGGGCTAGAGGTCGAAGAGGCAGCTTTGCCGCTCCTCGAGTCACTCCAGCTGCTATGTAAGGATCTAAATGGCTTTTGTGGCACGATCCAGTCCCTGCAGCGTAttaaggaggtcaccctccatgaTGGAATGAACAATGAAACAAAACACAAGTGGAAAGAAGCAGTAAAAAACCACCCCAAACGTCCCAAGCTCTTGTTTATTAAGACAGGCAAAGAAGTAGATATGGGAAGTGAACCTGCGGAGAATTCCAAGAGCCCTGCGGCGCCAACTATAGCGCCACATGATACAATTTCCGCTGGGCAGTCTGGTAATCAAGTGttgtgcatcttattttgcttaattGTTGACACTTTCGTCAATTATTGATTTTGAGTTTTATATAATCCTTCCCATGTGACGTTTTTTGTTATTGTGCAGTACAAGTTGATGGTTATGGCCCGCAACATGATGATGATGAGAAAGAAAATACACAACATGATGATGATGAGAAAGAAAATACACAACATGATGATGATGAGAAAGAAAATACCGATAATATCCTAGACGACTTCTCTTACAAAACTTGTCTGGATCCTCTGAGGAACAAGGAAAGTTTTGATCAGGAGATGAAAGGAACGGTAGGTTTAGAGGACCAGGAGATGGAAGGAGTGGTAGGTTTAGAGGATCAGCAGATGGAAAATTTAACTCGGACAACTGATCAGGATGATCAAAATCTTGTACTTTTGATGGTGGGCGAGAATAGAAGAAAGAGGGCTAGGACTGATGGTGAAGGCAACTCAATTGACAAGGTTGTTGATAGGGTGAAACGCAAGAACCCAGAGGATATCCCAGGTCTGTTACACATTCCAACTACGTCGATTTAGTATATTAGTAATCAGCGTCAACTAACATGGAACGGAGGAAGTAGCTAGTAAATTTGGGGTGAATTTTAGAAATATTCTCGAGGTAAATAAATCATTTCAAGTGATTAGATATTTATAAACTGCTAGATGTTATGATAGTGCTTCGCTAGCAAGTAAAAGTATTATAGTGTGCCCTGTTACTTATTACCTGTGGAGCGTGATTAGTGCACACTGAATATTCAGGCTGCTCCTACTTCTTTTATTAATGGTCTGCGCATTTGGTTTTTGAAGTTTACTGGAGATGTTAGAAATCTGATGGCTGTTGGAGACATTGTTTTAGTTTGGACTATATGCGAATCTATAAATGCTGCTGTCTTTAGAATATATTTCCTACTGATCTCACGACTAAGGTTTTTCATTGTGCCAATGGTTTTATATATGCTCGTTTGCAGAAACGGGGCTTGCAAAACAAACAACCCCTGGACTCACTGTTGTTGTCGCTAATGGAGAATGAGTTTTTCCATCCAAGAAGTGGATGGGCGCCATTGTGGCCTCGGCCACCAAGGTATTTTGGTATTCTAAGTAACCTCGCTACTGTTGCTCGGATAACCGCGTCTGTCTTTTGATCCCTTGGCATGTTTACATGCTGCAGGTGGATTCCCATGTGCTGCTGCTTGCTGTATGGGCTcgtctccagaagatgatgaagtgCTTACAATAAATTCTCCTCGTAATTTGTACTTGTGCTTAACATGAGTTTACTCTCATGCATGCCCATTTTGGTGGCTTAATGCTGTAACTAAGTTAACCATGTATGCTATTGGATATATGTTGATTTCAAAAAACTCTAtgcaagatcatctatttttaattttgcagaatttttaaaACTTCTTCTGAGCTTTTTCTTTGGTGGAATATACTTCTTGTGAGCTGATTGCCCATGCATATATGATTTTTTATAATTATTAGCCTTAAGCTAATCAACATTAGGATTTGACCTAGAAAAGTTGAGGAGTAGGTCAGGGGAAATCATACGTCAACCTAAAGAGCGCTTTTGGTAGCCTGAGCTAGTTTTTGGGGGTCGTCCTAGTCTCCTAGAACCGCATGCACGCAGAGCTGTCACGTTCGCTCCCCGGCCGGCTCAGGTAACCCTCTTCTCAagatttgtttttcttttttatttgaaagaatttcaaatttgaatttttattttCAGCAAAACACTTGTTTAgacttgaaaaatgttcaaaaaaaattTGCTCTCAAAAACATTTGTGCTCAAAATTTTttttgctcaatttttttttgttcaaaacCTTTTTGCACAAAAAGAGTTCAAAGagaaaaaatttcaattttttttgttcaGAGACATAAATTGTTCGtatttcaaaaaatgttcaaaatattaAAACATCTTAAAATAATCAATCAGAAAAGAAGAAGatgttcgcacacgaacacgtcaccgtgtaccctcgacgccgagcgcgatgcgcggcagcacgcgccgagggaggctcgccggaagcgcgatacgcaagacagTCCGCCGAGCGCTTTTGTAGACCCGAAACCCCACTCGCCCAGGAGGGACCCCGTCAGGGCTCGCGGCggctatgggctgccctaggtcggcctgaccgcccctaggacctcgtggattcgtagcctccaatcctgaagaacaacgaagaacgagaagaaagatacacaggaagagagataaaagtagatgaacacgaaaaagtagtagattgatttgttcgattggtgttggTTCAATCGGCCATCACCCCTCATGTATATAAAGGGCGGCTGGACTTCCCGTGCAAGATGGagggttggattcacgtccaaaaccctagtttgagtCTAATTCGGATGGCTTGGACCGAACTTTCCAAAACTGTTCGGTTTAAAACTGGCAGTACATTGCGTGGCAACTTTGAGGTAGTAAATGATCTCAAATCAAAATATTgtaaacaacaaagttgttcgtctcgaaaaaacgaagaactttcatgttgaccacttttccATCCGAGCTCATCTTGACCGTCTCATTAAGGTCGCAATAAAATATATCAATTCTGACATTTTCGTCTCTTCTCCAATTTGCTCGCGCACTACCTTAGAggcctctatggtcgggcgccccACCTCCGGTAATTTGAGTTTCAGCAGTATTTTAGCTCCACAAATTGCATACTAACTCGGATCGCGATGactcaaaaaccaaagttgcttgttttgacgagacgcacaactttcgtttatatcacttcttcatttgaggtcATCTTAAAGGAGCTCTAATGGAAGCCTTCATATATCGATCCTCGAGATCACCTCTGACTGCTAGCATAATCGGCTATCAAGCCGGATCATGGCACAACTTGGCATGGTGGACATGACGTCTCCTAAATGAGCAATAAAAACTCACCGAGTGAATCTTTCCGACTGCGTCTTATCTATTTTCATCTGTCACACCGAACACCGAATTATGTTCTTGATTAGCCATCGGCCCAAAACGAGtatcaacacatgcccccctgttttCTGGCAGAGCTTGCGTGCCAGAAAATAACTTTCTCCACCTTTTTCCCAGGACGATGTCAACACTCCATCGGCCATTGGTTCTCAGGACGATAATTTTATATCGGCCATTTATGTTCAGGTTGGTCGCCATCTTGGTAGAACTTCTTCAAATAATCACCTTTGAGAACAACCACTTCTTCTTCACGATTGATGGATATCCCAAATACTTTCAAGTACATCTCCCATAGCGACCCTTGCTTGATCTTCATCCAAGCACTTCAAAAGAATACCGTCAACTGTTTCGGCGATAAAGCTTATCGTCCATTAATGCACACTTAAAAGCCATCTGCCGAACAACTCTGTCCGTCTTCTTGCTAGGATCCTGCAAATATTCAACAATATGTATTTCCAATCTTCTTATTTACCTGCACTAGATCCTTCATTAGTGACCGAATCAATGGGATTTAATTCGATCTTACTTATGACAACAAGAGCAAACATCGGCTTATGAGATATATGAAAACGCCACGATTAACATGGTAGCCAAATGCTTGTTGTGCTAACTCATTTGCATTccaaatttcttgcctagatataTGAGAAATGCAAAAGTATTCTAAGGTAGAAATTATATCTAGAGATTGATCAAGATACATATTAAGTGATTCGTCGAAACATTGGTAAACCTTAGATTTTTTTATATACTACTACCAACGAATCACTAGAAGCCTCAATATGTGTAGCACCTATAGCAAAAAATAGTTCTAGCACGAATAGAGAAGCTTCATATTCGTCCTAAGATAATCTAAGCGGCATGAGGCTTTGAAAATAGAACCAGTAGGAGATAAataaacaataccaaagaattggCTATTGCTTTCAAAAATTGAAGCATCATCATACTATCTCCATGGTACTAGAGAGACAAAATCAATAAGCATATTATGCTCATAATCAATACCCAGCAATGAAATTTAGAACAATTTGGTCTTTCATTGATTTACAGATTCATAAGCCAAATTGCAAAAGCATAAGCATAAGCATAATATTCAATAAACGCATACCTTGTTTCAGATTTCAATAGGACTAGGGACGATGTTAGCACAATACATCGTCCATGATTAGATAATTCTCTCAGGGCGATAGGATAAGTATCGGCCATGTGTTGTTTGCCTCAAAGGCATGTATAATTCATCCACCAAAGTATGTATAGCcgaaataaacaaaataaaacaactcTGATTATGAACTCTAAACATTTCGGCCTCTCAGATTAGCAACAAAATTGCAACTAACCAAATGAATAACGTTTTGGTAATACCCTTTGATGATGTAAAGAATTATAATGCATCCACGGATTAAAATAAGACCATGTAGGGTAACTGATCATACCTAAGGATATGCTACATGGCATAGGCATAAATGGCATGGCTGAATAATATGTATGATGTGCTGACCGAAACCTCTTAGTATATGATAGAAAATTCTTTCTCGATCGTTTGCTAGCCTCGGTCTTTTCTTCCTTCATCCTTATCGCTATTCTTGCAATAGGAACTTGCACATCCTACTTACTTTGAGGTCCTTCCTTAGGGACCCATGCCATGTTCTTTGTCTTCAGCTTTGCGGCACTAAGCCGTTTCAGCTTTCTCTCTTGCCAGCTCGTTAAGCCGAGTGGGCATCCCGGCTGTGATTTAGTTTTGCACATTAGCGTTTCTTCCTTAGCCTCTGGCACTTTCAACTTTACTTGTTCAGATTTGGCACTTCGAGCTCCAGCATTTACTTGCTTCATCTCTTTGTCTTCTGTAGCCAAGGTCAACTTGACCGGCTCTTTTTTATTTGATACCGAATCTAAAACATCACACTTACGATTATCCTTTTTCACTTGATAAACTTGCTTGACCGTCTCCTTCTTGTTCGTTGAGCTCCTAACCGATTCCTTTTTATTGAAACGGTCTTTGACATGTGATTGTTGTTCAGATTTTGACCTTCTTGGAGCTGCATAATTTGGGTTAGATGATCTATAGTAAGACGGATAACGTGCCCTTGGGTCATACCTGTGATCCCATGATGGATATGGATAACAATCACCATATGAAGGTATCCATGACATTGGCATTGGTGTCCCATAGGGAGGATACGAAGCTGCTGCATTGAACTTCTTCCTTTGCCAATCCCGGTCTTTAGACTTTCGCCTTGGGGGTGATCTTGATGACTTTGCACTACTTGGCCGATAAGAACTTTTTGCTTCACTCTCCTTCTTGTATTTCTCCAATAACTCTACGAAGGTAACTTTAGTTTTCTTACTCTTGTGCTTATCACGGCCTTTGTCCTGTTCCGTTTTGCGTCCAtcaatttttgaattttcttGTTGCCCCCCAGTGCTTGATGTCCTTGGTGTAGCTTCAATGGAACACCCAGCTTCAAGAATGTCTTCAACATGCTCTTCAATAATTTCTTCACTTGAAAGCTTGATCTCATTATCTTCCATGTGTACCttctcatcatcatatgaatcggcTACAGATAACCGATCCAATAACTTTTGACCATCCATACCAATCGAAATAGATTGGCTATTTGTTTGTGTTTCACCAAATTTCAATCGTCCTTTATTAATGGCCGATTGTACTATTTGATGGAACATGATGCAATTCTGAGTACTGTGCTCAAACGAATCATGCAACTTGCAATAGATTCGTCCTTGTACTAATGGCTCAACATTGTGATCAAGAATTCTAATATAATCACTCTTCAAGCAATACATCAAAGATATGATCACACATGCTCAAACTAAAGGTACACATTTTATTTTCCAGCCGATCTTGCTGTGAGAACGGCTTTGAAATTAAGCAACCGAATGGTTCAGATTTTACATCACCCCATTCAGCTATGTGTTGATTTTTACACTCTTTTTCCGATGTGTTTGAATAAGTTGTTGTACTATCATCGGCTTTCTCCAAAGATAATAACCTTGGCTttaaatttctgaaaccaaaatagtTGTAACACATATGTCTCACTTGAAACCAAATGTAAGCCAAGTATGAAGTAAGCAAAGCTAACCATATAGATATAAAACTCAAATGAAACAATATGGAAAGCTTTGGTTGTGATAATTTGTCAATATAGGTCTCTCTAAATGGCACAACATGTTGACCGATATGCCTAGTAACCATTTTACTGCTAACAAATAATTTACGGTTCACGATTGGTCTTTTGATGTTTCTTCTAAAACTATTGCTAATAGATGCATGAACAATATATTTTTGACCAAATCTGAAAATAAGTAAATTATTTGCTAGAGATACCTCTTTGAAGATGTTAGTAGAACAAGATGGTTGTATGTCATGAACAATAACTTGCCCCACCTCTGGATGATTTTCTAACGCCTTGTCTTCATGTTTTCCTGGATCATGTGCTCCTTTACTTTGATGCTCTTTCTCAACCGAACATTGTTCGGCTATATTTTCTTGTCGTTCATGCTCATTAACTTTTTGGACATGCAATTCATAGGGCAACATGTAAGCTCCTGTGCATCCATAAAAATCAAGCATGGTTGCACCATGATCTTTTTCACTGAAGCTGGCATCTCTTGATTCAGTAGATTCGGCAcatgtactttttgattcattctTATTTTCTTCATGGATCTTATTACTATGCaaagcttcttcttcttgcttcgATATTTCAGAGGGTTCAACTTGATTGCTGCATGGAGGAGAGGATTTGGTTTCTTCAACCAGGGTAACATTATCCTGAGGATTCTTCTTGATCATTGCATGGAAAAATTGTAGATCTTCCTCTTCAAGTTTTTTCTTGTACGCTTTATGCTCCTCGCTTGAGCTTAATTTCAAGCACCTCAAATTCCTTCTTGCGCTTATTTTTTAGTACTTCATAGCCTTGGCGTTGTTCCTCCGATAAATCATCAAACGTAATGACCTTATCGGTGTTAACCTCAGCTAGACATTGTTGCGCTCTGATGCTTGTTTTCTCTTTCGGCAATGAAGCGTTGCCGAAACTTTGTGGTTGTGAAGGACAAAACCTGGTATTGCATGATTTACGCTCTTCTTCACGCTTCTTCTTGTATGATTCATAAGCATGTATTGCTGCAAGATCACATGGATTTTCTTCTAGTTCCCGGTGAAGAGCATTAAGCTTCTTGAACTCAGCTGCAAGTTTTCCCCTACAATCATTGTTTTCATACGCTGCAGCACTAGATGAAGGCACCTGAGCTTCTATTGAATTTCCATTTATTCGGCTAGAACCATTGTGGAGGTGTGGAGCCGAATTATGGGTATCCCCAGTTGCATATGGTGCTGAAAAGTTAGTAACATAAGGTGCAGCATATGATGGTTCAGGGTAATTGGCCAAATAGCTAGTAGTAGCATGTCCAATTTCCCTATCCATCGGCATGTATGCAGGTGAAACAATATATTCTGAACTATCTACCGAtgaataaaacgatgaaacactATCTTGCAAGTTACTGAAATTTTTAACATTGGATGTTTCATATTGATTAACTGAAGTCATCATGTTGTTCATCGGCATATGAACTTCTGGGGATGCCGATGCATGAGAACTCGAATTTACATGTTGCAAGTTGCTAAGAGTATGGATATTATTTCGCATCGGCTTTTGCACATAGTAAGATCTATGGTTAGCCGATACAGTATATATATCAGAGGATCTAGCAACATCAATATAAGAGTTGTTTGCATCTACATAAAGAGATTGGGGATTCATGATACCGTTGTAGATTGCAGCCTCTTGATGACGATCTTTTCGTAGCAAGAACGGGCTGGAGACCGTTCGAAGCTTCGTCCCCATCGGAGTCGCCAAAAAgtgtgttcgcacacgaacacgtcgccgtgtaccctcgacgccgagcgtgatgcgcggcagcacgcgccgagggaggatcgccggaagcgcgatacgcaagacagTCCGGCGAGCGCTTTTGTAGACCCGAAACCCCACTCGCCCGGGAGGGACCCCATCAGGGCTCGCGGCggctatgggctgccctaggtcggcctgaccgcccctaggacctcgtggattcgtagcctccaatcctgaagaacaacgaagaacgagaagaaagatacaaggggagagagataaaagtagatgaacacgaaaaagtagtagattgatttgttcgattggtgttggTTCAATCGGCCGTCACCCCTCATGTATATAAAGGGCGGCTGGACTTCCCGTGCAAGATGGagggttggattcacgtccaaaaccctagtttgagtCTAATTCGGATGGCTTGGACCGAACTTTCCAAAACTGTTCGGTTTAAAACTGGCAGTACATTGCGTGGCAACTTTGAGGCAGTAAATGATCTCAAATCAAAATATTgtaaacaacaaagttgttcgtcccgaaaaaacgaagaactttcatgttgaccacttttccATCCGAGCTCATCTTAACCGTCTCATTAAGGTCGCAATAAAATATATCAATTCTGACATTTTCGTTTCTTCTCCAATTTGCTCGCGCACTACCTTAGAGGCCTCTATGGTCGGGCGTCCCACCTCCGGTAATTTGAGTTTCAGCAGTATTTTAGCTCCACAAATTGCATACTAACTCGGATCGCGATGactcaaaaaccaaagttgcttgtttcgacgagacgcacaactttcgtttatatcacttcttcatttgaggtAATCTTAAAGGAGCTCTAATGGAAGCCTTCATATATCAATCCTCGAGATCACCTCTGACTGCTAGCATAATCGGCTATCAAGCCGGATCATGGCACAACTTGGCATGGTGGACATGACATCTCCTAAATGAGCAATAAAAACTCACCGAGTGAATCTTTCCAACTGCGTCTTATCTATTTTCATCTGTCACACCGAACACCAAATTATGTTCTTGATTAGCCATCGGCCCAAAACGAGTATCAACAGAAGacggaaaagaaaagaagaagaagatagaaaaACCAAAAGAAAACTAGAAAAAAGAAGCCTGATCCGAAGAAACGACAAAGATCCGAAGAAAACCGGCCGAACCATGAGGACCTGAAGAAAACCGAAAAAACGGAAAACCAGACTAGAAAGTTAACCTAAACCGGAATGAAAAGACACTTGAGCCATGGGCCGCGAGCTGCCGCACGCGTGCGGGCGTTAGTACGCCCTGCAATGAATAGGTTTTTCCAGTTTTGGGGCTGAGTGGGGCATGCCTGAAAACGTGTTGGGCGTTTCAGATAGGCTAACTTTGGCGGTAGAAAGGGTCAagccgggcgttcctccaggaccTGACCCGAGGGTGTTTTGAGAAGCGGTTCCTGCAAGAACGCGGCCTCGGCCAGGTAACGACACGGGCCGAAAAAAACTGGATCGATGCGAGCCAAGTggcatgcaggctaccaaacgcaccTATTGCTTGGCTTCCACACCGAGTCGGCCAGGAAGTCAACTACCGAAGACACTGTTATTTATTCGCCAAACGCCGGTTCGCGAATCCACCGAACAACTCAAGGTCCAGCATCTTAAAAGAAAACAACTAGGGTAGCTAATGGGCATGACACCTCATAACGCCGGAGTCCTCCCTCATGAACTCCTTATCAAATCGCGATGAAGTGTCGCACGCGTCTAGGGTACGAGCCGGAACGGGCTATGCAAAAGAAGCTGTTGGGGTAGCTAACGAATATAACAAAAACCAACGAGGGTGTGTTTTTACTTTGTTCGTCAATGATATACTAGGATGCATAggtgcggcggcacgccgcgcccgttagTGTATCTTTCTCGTGCCTGCACATGGTCATTATGTGAACTCTGACAATTATAGACACAGTGAAAGCAAGAATTTTTTTGTAGAAGAGGGATTGGCCGGTTGTGCTTATCTGTGTTTCTTGTAGACTCCATAATTGATAAGATTGATCTCTATAGCTGCTAGACTAACGGTACTCggtagtttttttcttttttcagggAGACTAACAGTAGTTGATAGCACTGAAATATGTATAGTGGTTTGGCTACATGTGCTAGGTCAGTAACATTGGGCCAGACGTGATTCATTCGTTCTAACCGTTTCGTAGTACTTTCTACCTAGTATATTTTAGCGGCTGAAATGATAATAGGAACAGAAGAGAGGAAAGGGCACCACCAGCGACCAAAACAACCAGAAGAAGGAATGAATGA includes:
- the LOC124688593 gene encoding disease resistance protein RGA4-like, with amino-acid sequence MEAVAATAFAGRIAPKLLEFLDANRKLRQNLEHDITYIRNEFALISAAIQQDDEHHWRSSAGGNHVRRAWIQIIRELAHAIEDCIDRFIHRVTITSTSWICHAVHRVKTVTVRKEFALAIRELKKISQESSLLRETYYNDSIIGTGTFSLVSSSVVSSSSVVSSSSVASETTTEMVMDDTLSARGLVAMDAPRDELLELIQQEEQQLKVISIVGFDGIGKTVLAKHVYDCMMVQYEARAWVCAAKQGGAKAVLEEIIRQLGILTIFTIGGDNLSKLCATVRLYLGTKRFFIVIDDMLTEFWHDIKDAFVGLSGRVMVTTAIQSVANACSSSAADHVYAMKTLTEEHSRQLFLKEAFQDDNPPVDKDDPLGSEALKKCDGLPLALVSTARYLQSTGNPTREHWATLCHNLGAHLETKGMLARMKHVLVHSYNSLVKHDVKTCLLYLGIYPCARAVRRGSLIRRWLAEGFIQEDYMCCALDAAIGNFNELVNRSIIQPTDLKNSTYQVKTYHTHGIMLEFILHMSKCDNFITLLYDQLAPPPPPNKIRWLSLHDASARVANDLSLVRSLTIFGKAHESVLEFSKYELLRVLDLEECGNHLEDKHLREICSNLLLLRYLSLGPAVMVTVLPKEIKKLQLLETLDVRRTKIEIMPTQVMELPCLIHLFGKFKLQQGVRGRRMHKLQSWLSENSKLETVAGFVVGTNKSQGFARLMEHMKHLTKVKIWCQQSTNNSTAPDASSSSSRNNYTHLSKVIKGFIRRSTDIKKAHSLSLNFNDELFQELHLNLSLEKGQASSCYLSSLKLQGDNICSLPPLFTMLGGVTKLCLSSPHHQLSGDILAALSKVRCLTYLKLIASRLDKLVIIKGALRSLRRLSIVVEVMTGLEVEEAALPLLESLQLLCKDLNGFCGTIQSLQRIKEVTLHDGMNNETKHKWKEAVKNHPKRPKLLFIKTGKEVDMGSEPAENSKSPAAPTIAPHDTISAGQSENTQHDDDEKENTQHDDDEKENTDNILDDFSYKTCLDPLRNKESFDQEMKGTVGLEDQEMEGVVGLEDQQMENLTRTTDQDDQNLVLLMVGENRRKRARTDGEGNSIDKVVDRVKRKNPEDIPVASKFGVNFRNILEKRGLQNKQPLDSLLLSLMENEFFHPRSGWAPLWPRPPRWIPMCCCLLYGLVSRR